The following are encoded in a window of Impatiens glandulifera chromosome 5, dImpGla2.1, whole genome shotgun sequence genomic DNA:
- the LOC124939373 gene encoding glucan endo-1,3-beta-glucosidase, basic isoform-like, which yields MYLNAVAKVGVCYGMLGNDLPTKRDVVALYQKNGITRMRIYDANQEALQALGGSNIEVTVGVPNEDLQKLASNQSEANTWVQKNIKNYPNVNFKYIAVGNEFRSPFLLEAMDNLLDAISTFGLKDKVKVTTAIDTTILGETNPPSKGAFRADTFGFIAPIGKFLVANGSPLLVNMYPYKAYIDSKGNFSLDYALFKSPGVVLKDGALGYQNLFDAMIDTFHWALEKVGAGSLEIVVSGTGWPTSGGNATTLENQKSYVLNLIDHVKGTQGTPKKPGKSIETYIFAMFDENQKTPVSENFWGLFTPNKQIKYPINFD from the coding sequence atgTATTTGAACGCAGTTGCAAAGGTTGGAGTTTGCTATGGAATGTTAGGCAATGATTTACCCACAAAACGAGATGTCGTTGCCCTATACCAAAAGAACGGTATCACGAGAATGAGAATTTACGATGCAAACCAAGAAGCACTCCAAGCACTTGGAGGGTCCAACATTGAGGTTACGGTTGGTGTACCCAACGAAGATCTTCAGAAGCTAGCTTCAAACCAATCCGAAGCCAACACTTGGGTCCAAAAGAATATCAAAAACTATCCCAACGTTAATTTTAAGTACATCGCGGTAGGCAATGAATTCCGATCACCATTCCTTCTCGAAGCCATGGACAACTTGCTTGACGCGATTTCCACCTTTGGGCTAAAAGACAAAGTTAAGGTCACAACCGCCATCGACACAACAATCCTTGGCGAGACGAATCCACCTTCCAAAGGCGCATTCAGGGCAGACACGTTCGGATTCATCGCCCCAATAGGAAAGTTCCTCGTTGCCAATGGATCTCCCTTGCTTGTCAATATGTATCCTTACAAAGCCTACATCGATTCCAAAGGAAATTTTTCGCTCGATTACGCTCTCTTCAAATCACCTGGAGTTGTCCTCAAGGACGGTGCTCTAGGATACCAAAACTTGTTCGATGCCATGATAGACACTTTTCATTGGGCGTTAGAAAAGGTTGGTGCTGGATCATTGGAAATTGTTGTGTCGGGGACTGGGTGGCCTACAAGCGGAGGGAATGCAACCACCCTTGAGAATCAAAAGAGTTATGTCCTTAACCTTATAGATCATGTGAAGGGTACTCAAGGAACACCCAAGAAGCCTGGAAAGTCCATAGAGACTTATATCTTTGCCATGTTTGATGAGAATCAAAAAACCCCTGTTTCTGAGAATTTTTGGGGTCTCTTTActcc